In the genome of Daucus carota subsp. sativus chromosome 9, DH1 v3.0, whole genome shotgun sequence, the window TGTCTTGAATATATAATTGAACAATTCCATTAATACCAGACTCACCggaaaaattacaaattatctaaaaaaattTGTCTCAATATCTAATTAAATGTGTGATGATAATATCTCACTTAATTCACTGTTCACGTGAATAGTGAAGGTATGTGTTCTCTGCAAATTGTATACGTTCATTATTTACACGCATTTTGAAACTACTGTAAAGTAttgtttaatgaatttttttaaattttcattttttgaataaaagtttaaatattaaatttttattcagaaaaaaataattgaaaaaatatattgtggagctatattttaaaagaatcttaaaaaatgtgtcaaaaaataatgtatataattgaatgagacggagggagtaagtagCTAGCATTAATTGTGTAGCTTAGCATTTACTTCTAAAAATATACGAAaattgtatttaaaaaataatttgtttcaaatataataaaagttaGAGGATAAAGTGATCAGGTCCGTATGGACGGAGTACATTTGTTTATTTCGATGGAACATGCAACTTTCACATCGTGTTAATGTTCGAAGTTAACCTTTCTCTAACCTCCAGAATACGTCCATatcttttatactccctccgtcttattttattttcatagaaaataaaaaaaaataatgtttatttaataaaaacaaattataaaatagaaaaatagtaaatatataaGTAGTATGATACTCTCGagattttgatgatcacactaacAGCAACTTGATAACATAAAACTGTACTCTGGTAGCTAGCTGAGAACGAGATTATAACTGTGCTAACAGCTAATGTCTTTTGAAGTTATCATTGTTcagtcagcaagcttacaggaatatTGACAGactatcagcaagctcacagcgtgaacagaataacagaTGGATAAgaatcaaagtcgaaaagcaaggagatttattaggaatcgatttgtaaggactttaatatttatatatgacttatataaatattagagctcagttttaaattagtatttcaaacaaaaacgatttcctaacttataggagtgtTTATCTCTTTCGATCTTATCTCTAAAACTACTCctatttgaattcaaattatggttttataaataaacgttTACTGAGTTGTTTCAAACGTCTTTATGCTCTTACTCAGTAAAGATAACATtattcaaacgttcattattcaagcaaattaaacgtgaggttgttgaaccaagaacgttggatagtttgttgagttatgaccgtttggaatgatggtatataaacttgagtgtggtttccgttttggtagagaacaagaacacacatcaagtttctgaaatacaacacacttacattgcaaaatctttacttgagctctagtacttatattcgattatatatctatattgagttcatagtttcggttgtattacactcacacattgtattgttcaaagtgtaatggtttgttgctgtgtatcgagcttgtgaaacaagggaacaaggggactagttagctagaagagtatacttgggaagtataggtcttggagagcttttggttcgtggttcaggggtttcagcaagctgataacaggaacaagggataaagggagttatattattgaatcattgtaattgttaacattattgattaataatataatctcttaccagttggtaggggaccaggacgtagaccattagggttaggggtcgaacctggctaaaattctctgtgttgctagcttactgattatatctgttttgcattgcatctgcattgttagctagctgactgtttactctgaaattaacagcaagctgtcagtgacagtataaatattcggtaacattaaaaatcggtcatattagccataacacctattcaccccccctctaggtgtgtaatttcaattggtatcagagctgtgtttgtactaatacttctgtaacaggaatagtatcgatcgatatggctgataactttcagggaaagtccgattttagagctcctctcctcacgggttctgacaactacaattggtggaaaggccaaatggaggctcatctatccagagatcccctaatgcaaagagttgtgcaaagaggtccttatgaatatcgtgatagcgatggcaaagtcaaggacgttgatgttctcacagcggacgagctatcaaaggttgctgccaatggaaaagcaaggagtacattaatcaatgggctgaatcaagccgaatatgacaaggtctcttctctcaaatctgcaaaagaaatttgggatgcattggagacatatcacgaaggctcaaaggcgttaaagaaagtcaagctcgggaagcttatgaaagaatttggaagctttgctatcaagaagggagaatccattcgagaaagccaagctagattccaagtcactctcaacagccttgaaagacttggcaaaaagattcctcaatccgaaatcaacatgaatattctaaatgcagttccattcgaatatggtgccaaggtcacagcattggagtcagctctcaatattgatactatggatcacctggctatatttgctgagttggaacaatttgaagctaagattgaagctaacagctcagaaagcagcaagctgccaacagagaaaatgaagaatcttgcactgcactcctctatcagcaagctggaaacagatgaggaaacagaatcagatgaggatctagctcttatgtccaggaaaatcaagagaatgattgaaaagaaaaacaaaatgaagcgtgaaaagggcaaagcttttggtgcaaagaaagatccaaaggatgatgcatgttttgaatgtggcaagaaagggcatttcaaaagggattgctacaagctaaagaacaagtcaaagccgcctagacagcaagctgattttaagaacaaaaagaaatccaaggcacttctaacttggagtgatgatgaagatgagtcagcttctgatgattctagtgatgagatggtgaatttggctcttgttggtctcgatggctcaattgatacaacggattcagatacggacactaatagtgaggtaaactctattaattctgaattacatactattgatacaactacttgtgaactaaccatgcaggataagagttgtttatcaataatggaactcattgatctgaagaatgagaactatgagctcgagaaagaaaatgttcatttgaagaaagtcattggtgatttcttgaatgaaaagagtgccaaagctagtagtggaatcattgctaccctcaaggaacagatctcacaacttgaagggaacaacatgcaaatccaaagaaggaatgatacactcatgaaggaactcagctcgctgagagcagatcttaaagctaaggatgcaagcttggaggcattcgagttaagcaaatcccaaagcttagccgaaatctctattcaagctgaaaagatcaagtcattggagcaagaagtcaaagatcttcagaaagccatgggaaagtttgttcaaggagaagaaagtctcaaatctatattgaaacaagctaaaggttctcatgacaaaggaggcattggtgcaacttctacatccacttcttcaatgaaatatgaagggaaaaatggcattccatacaattatgccatgccttgggtgacttgtcacaagtgtggaaagaagggccatcttgctaataattgtccaatgaagaattctcaatcagcaagctggggaaggaagtcagctcactggcagtatgctgacaacagaaacagacagaagacagctccaagacagtatgctgataagaccagcagaacatggaagaagagttctaaagtggtccaaatgtggatcaagaaatctgatcttaatgttctatatgttttatcaactaacactgctggacccaacaaaatttgggtaccaaaacgttgagttgtttgtgtttgttttgtaggtttgtctcgtgtctaaagtaaagccaaatcaatggatattggatagtggatgcactaggcacatgagtggagacaaatctcagtttctaagcttgaagatgaagaagggtggacgtgtcacaattggtgatagcaaaactcttcctattcttggcaaaggaactataggtaatagtatcatttctatcaacaaagtacaatatgttaaaggtcttacttataacttgcttagtataagtcagttatttgatgatggtcatattgttaactttggtaaggatgaatgtactatacttgttggtgctaacaaaactcctctagttgcaaaacgagaaggaaatatatatgttttgaactttgaagaacaggaggcaggtgtttgtttagcagctgtggataataatccagaaatttggcataggaggcttggacatgctcatatggatcatctcagcaagctgtcagcaaagaagcttgttcgaggactaccaaagcttaagtatgtcaaaatGGAGacgtgttctgcttgtcaattgggaaagcaaacaaggactccacataaggcaaagaaaatggtatctacttctaaacctttagagcttcttcacttggatctatttggtcccgaagcttataagagtattggaggtaaacaatatgcctttgttataattgatgattattctagattcacttgggtattattcttgcgtactaaagattgtgcttttagtgaatttgagaagctaatcaagttgcttgagaacaaactagatacaagacttgtaggtattcgaagtgatcatggtggggaattccaaaaagacttcattacttattgtgaagaaagaggaatctcacatgagttctcagcacctcgtacacctcagcaaaatggagttgtagagcgtaagaacaggtccttacaagaaacagctaggacattgctgcaggagagcaagctgccaagaagcttttgggcagaagctgtcaacacagcatgctatgttcttaacagagtgcttatcaggccaattctcaacaagactccttatgaattgctaaggaaaaagaagcctaacatcagctatttcaaggtttttggatctaagtgcttcgttctcaaaaccattgatagggatggtaaattcgactctaaatcttatgaagctatatttttgggatattctttaacaagtcgtgcttatagagtgtataatcttgctaaacatactgttgaagagtctattgatgtttcatttcaagagtctactgatgatcttgcaagggatgaggaagaatgtgcaggtacaggtactagcagcaagctgacagtgaaggaaactggaaatcagcaagctgacaagtcaactgccacaacttcagaaggcaataaagctactgaatccactccatctcttgaagaaactttggataagatgtcaaagctttcattggatgaatccagaggtcaaacttcatcagcaagccaaaatgttgttgatcagactcctcctaggcagactacaaggaatgaagaggtcatagctcaacataatctaccaaagtcaactagaacagtgaagaatcatcctcctcagttgatcattggagataaatcagctggaatcaagacaaggaaagctcaagccaacatttgtgcttatgctgcctttatagctcaagaggaaccaaagaatgttcaagaagctttacaagatgaaaattggatcatggcaatgcaagaagaactcaaccaatttgaaagatgtgatgtttgggaacttgtagatccaccagaggatgcttcaattgttggaaccaaatgggtgttcaagaataaagttgatgaatttggtactatcactcgaaacaaagctagacttgttgcacaaggatacaatcagcaagaaggaattgattttgatcaaacatatgctccggttgcaagattggaatctattaggatgctattatcatttgcatgctacaagaagttcaagctacatcaaatggatgtcaaaagtgcattcttaaatggatatctaaaggaagaagtctatgtcaagcaaccaccaggattcgaggatgaaaaatatccaaaccgtgtctacaagctcaagaaagcactatatggattaaggcaagcacctcggtcatggtatgaaaggttaagtgaatttttgatcaaaaatggtttcattagaggtaaaattgatcctactttgtttactatctttaaaggtcaagatatattagttgttcaaatatatgtagatgatattatatttggatctactaatgattctttgtgtaagtggttttcaaagtgcatgcatagtgagtttgacatgagcatgatgggagagctcaattatttcttggggctccaaattaaacaaactccagaaggaatttatgtgcatcaatccaagtatatcaagaatctactcaaaagatttggatatgagaatatcaaggcgaaaacaacaccgatgagcgttgtcagcaagctgacagcagacgaaaatggtaaagatgttgatattcgaatgtatagaggtatgattggaagtttactttatcttacagcctctagacctgatattatgtatagtgtttgtgtttgtgctagatttcaagcaaaaccaaaggattctcacttacaagctgttaaaagaatatttaaatatttaagtggaactatttctttgggcttattctatcctatcacaaatgcttttgatcttgttgggtatagtgatgcagattatgcaggtagtcaaactgatagaaaaagtacaagtggtgtttgtgcatttttgggtcaaagcttagtttcttggttaagcaagaagcaaacttcagttgctctatctacggctgagggggagtatttagcagctggtagctgttgctctcaaatgctatggatgagacaacaattgaaggactttggaatcaaatgcaagcaaactcctatcttttgtgacaacacaagtacaatcaacatttcagaaaatccagtcaatcattcaaggacaaagcatattgatgttcgacatcattttctgagagacaatgttgcaaagggtgctgtcaagttaatttttgtggctacagcagatcagctagctgacattttcacaaaacctcttcctgaagaacgatatatcgtgctgagaagggaattgggtatgtgtgatgtgcagtcagcaagctaataagcttggtcCGGGTACTCTCAGTTATTATGACCATTATGTGCTGATTTTCTACCCTTttgatgattaagggggagaaaatTTAGGAACCTGGTTTGTGTTGTGAATGTTATATCTGTTGTATAGTTTAATGTTATAAGATTGCTAtattcagggggagtattattacttttcctaaatatagtgtaatcatcaaaaagggggagattgatactctcgagattttgatgatcacactaacAGCAACTTGATAACATAAAACTGTACTCTGGTAGCTAGCTGAGAACGAGATTATAACTGTGCTAACAGCTAATGTCTTTTGAAGTTATCATTGTTcagtcagcaagcttacaggaatatTGACAGactatcagcaagctcacagcgtgaacagaataacagaTGGATAAgaatcaaagtcgaaaagcaaggagatttattaggaatcgatttgtaaggactttaatatttatatatgacttatataaatattagagctcagttttaaattagtatttcaaacaaaaacgatttcctaacttataggagtgtTTATCTCTTTCGATCTTATCTCTAAAACTACTCctatttgaattcaaattatggttttataaataaacgttTACTGAGTTGTTTCAAACGTCTTTATGCTCTTACTCAGTAAAGATAACATtattcaaacgttcattattcaagcaaattaaacgtgaggttgttgaaccaagaacgttggatagtttgttgagttatgaccgtttggaatgatggtatataaacttgagtgtggtttccgttttggtagagaacaagaacacacatcaagtttctgaaatacaacacacttacattgcaaaatctttacttgagctctagtacttatattcgattatatatctatattgagttcatagtttcggttgtattacactcacacattgtattgttcaaagtgtaatggtttgttgctgtgtatcgagcttgtgaaacaagggaacaaggggactagttagctagaagagtatacttgggaagtataggtcttggagagcttttggttcgtggttcaggggtttcagcaagctgataacaggaacaagggataaagggagttatattattgaatcattgtaattgttaacattattgattaataatataatctcttaccagttggtaggggaccaggacgtagaccattagggttaggggtcgaacctggctaaaattctctgtgttgctagcttactgattatatctgttttgcattgcatctgcattgttagctagctgactgtttactctgaaattaacagcaagctgtcagtgacagtataaatattcggtaacattaaaaatcggtcatattagccataacacctattcaccccccctctaggtgtgtaatttcatagtattcataaataatatatataatagattcaatttttttgaaatacacaaaaaaataaaggtCATATAAAATAAGACGAACGGAGTATTACTATTTCAACAAgttcaattataaaaaatagcCGAGACAAACACTCCttcatatttgtttgtttgatttcaagcaaaacccaCAAGCAGTTGACTCGTAAGTCTTGATCTTCGAAAATATGTCGAATGCTATGAAATCTCGAGATCTTGTTCATGTCTTACTAGTCTCTTTCCCTGCTCAAGGCCATGTCAACCCTCTACTCAGACTCGGCAACCTCCTTGCCTCCACAGGCCTCCTCGTCACCTTCTCGGCCCCCGAAAGTATCGGAAGCTCTATGAGAAAAGCTAACAAGAACATCGACGACCTCACTCAGGTCGGTGAAGGCATGATCCGGTTCGAGTTCTTCGATGACGGATTAGGCCAACACGATGATCCGAGACGCAATGATCTCGACACCTATATTCGGCATCTTGAGTTGCACGGAAAAGAGGCCGTTACTAGATTTGTGgaaaaacataacaaacaaGGCCAGCCCGTGGCGTGCCTCATCAACAATCCGTTCATTCCATGGGTCACTGATATTGCTCATGACCTCAAAATCCCGAACGCGGTGCTTTGGGTACAATCTTGCGCTTGTTTATCCGCTTATTATCATTACTATAACAAATTGGCCATATTTCCGGATGAGACTAATCCGGAGATTGATGTCCAATTGCCATCCATGCCTTTGCTGAAACACGACGAGGTCCCTAGCTTCTTGCACCCTCATAGTCCTTACACTGTTTTAGGAAGAGCAATCTTAGGCCAGTTCAAGAATTTGTCGAAAACGTTTTGTGTGCTCATAGAAACATTTGAAGAACTCGAAAGTGAGCTCGTTGATTACATGTCAAAATTCTGCCTCATCAAACCTATTGGTCCATTATTCAAGAATCCTAAATCTTCGAACTCTAGCATCCAAGGCGATTTCATAAAAGCCGACGATTGCCTCAGTTTCTTGGACTCCAAGGAACCCGCGTCAGTTGTGTACATATCATTCGGCAGTGTTGTTGCTCTAAGTCAAGAACAAGCCGAGGAAATTGCTTTCGGGCTTCTGAATTCGGGTGTTTCGTTTTTGTGGGTTTTAAGGCCGCCTCACCCGAATTTCGACCCTGTAATTCTCCCCGAAacttttttggaaaaaattggCGAACGTGGAAAAATTGTGCAATGGTGCGCGCAAAAAGAAGTCCTCCAACACCCATCCGTGGCCTATTTTGTAACGCATTGCGGATGGAACTCGACGTTGGAGGCGATTACTAGCGGCGTCCCGGTGGTGGCCTTTCCAGCATGGGGTGATCAAGTGACGAATGCAAAGTACTTGGTTGAAGTGTTACACTTGGGAGTTAGACTAAGTAGAGGTGACCAAACTGAAAAAGTTGCGATTTCGAGGGACCGAATTGAAAATTGCTTGAAAGAGGCTTTTGGACCTAAGGCAGCTGAGCTGAAAAAAAATGCACTCAAGTGGAAGCAAGTGGCGGAGGAAGGGGTGGCTGAGGGTGGCTCATCAGATCGGAATTTGAAAGACTTTGTGGACAAAATTAGAGACGTATCAAAGTTGGGTGGGGTTGATGTGAACCCCCTTGTTGTGAATGAAAAATCCCGCACGTAACtatctttaatttttataaataagtcAAATATTGTGTTGGTTGATGAAGTCTTCttccatgttttaataattaacatGGTAATTGTTGATGAATTATTCTTCCAAGTTTTAACGATCAACATGGTAATTTTGAGCCGTTACTGGGTTTTAAATTATTACTCATGATTGAAAATGACTTAATGTGATATGTGCAGTGTACATTTTTTGTTGGgatagttttatattataaatgatctACTCCCTCAGTTTCCTTTTACATGCGCATTTTGGTTTTCGAaaaatcaaattgactaatttttgactaaatattataaattatctattcatttatataatccgaaagttgcatattaaaatagacaaaatataatttctaatgatataatttttattattattttcaattatataacatatgtaaatttcagtcaaaatatagtcaatttaaataatcaaaaatgaaaatggacatataaaagtggatggagggagtataagttaTTAAAACAACATACTAAGATATAAATTTAAGGGATcatttattttagtattaaagttgatttttattaaataagtcATAAAACAAAGTGAATCGATAAACAAATATATCATAGtaacttctaattttaaattaatttttaatttatttttaattttaaacggAGTCTTAACTTACGATCTGAAGAGTTATTTGTTAACTTAGAATCGGACAAGGGCAAGTTCAATAGGTTACCTAAATATGGCACATTTAGATAACGTATCACAAAAATGATCGCTAACAgtacctaaatcactagcacaactcTAAATTTACTAGccattaactattttacatAACCATGTAGTCATTACCTattcaatatttataaataaaaaattcatttctctctttcttttatCTCTTTCATCCCTTTTCCCTTCTTtccctcaaatttattattaaaataatagtaGGGAACAAAAATAGAGATTATTATTAGAGTTGACACTAAAATTTGATTACTTAAATCACTATGACTCACTAAGACTCGTTAATTTATACTTcctatgtccctctcatttctttacagttactattttgagatgtccctctcatttctttacgtttatgtaaatagtaagtttttcttattattacacccactatcttcccctactatctcatatttaacaataaaaactactattacacccattaCTTTCCTCcgctatctcaaatctattattaaatattgatagatcCCATCATTTTACCGACTTTTcactttaatcattttttatac includes:
- the LOC108200426 gene encoding gallate 1-beta-glucosyltransferase 84A24, which gives rise to MSNAMKSRDLVHVLLVSFPAQGHVNPLLRLGNLLASTGLLVTFSAPESIGSSMRKANKNIDDLTQVGEGMIRFEFFDDGLGQHDDPRRNDLDTYIRHLELHGKEAVTRFVEKHNKQGQPVACLINNPFIPWVTDIAHDLKIPNAVLWVQSCACLSAYYHYYNKLAIFPDETNPEIDVQLPSMPLLKHDEVPSFLHPHSPYTVLGRAILGQFKNLSKTFCVLIETFEELESELVDYMSKFCLIKPIGPLFKNPKSSNSSIQGDFIKADDCLSFLDSKEPASVVYISFGSVVALSQEQAEEIAFGLLNSGVSFLWVLRPPHPNFDPVILPETFLEKIGERGKIVQWCAQKEVLQHPSVAYFVTHCGWNSTLEAITSGVPVVAFPAWGDQVTNAKYLVEVLHLGVRLSRGDQTEKVAISRDRIENCLKEAFGPKAAELKKNALKWKQVAEEGVAEGGSSDRNLKDFVDKIRDVSKLGGVDVNPLVVNEKSRT